Proteins encoded within one genomic window of Flavobacterium gilvum:
- the dtd gene encoding D-aminoacyl-tRNA deacylase, protein MKTVIQRVSSASVTIDSKIVADIQKGLVVLVGIEDADTQEDINWLCQKTINLRIFGDENDVMNLSVKDIDGDIIVVSQFTLHASTKKGNRPSYIKASKPDFAIPTYENFIKTLEKDFGKGVQTGIFGADMKVALVNDGPVTIVIDSKNRE, encoded by the coding sequence ATGAAAACAGTTATTCAAAGAGTTTCTTCTGCATCGGTTACCATCGATTCAAAAATCGTGGCCGATATCCAAAAAGGGTTAGTCGTTTTGGTCGGAATAGAAGATGCAGATACTCAGGAAGATATCAATTGGCTTTGCCAAAAAACAATAAACCTTCGCATTTTTGGTGACGAAAATGATGTGATGAACCTTTCGGTAAAAGATATTGACGGCGATATAATTGTTGTTAGTCAATTTACGCTTCATGCTTCAACCAAAAAAGGCAACCGTCCGTCTTACATAAAAGCTTCAAAACCAGATTTTGCTATTCCAACGTATGAGAATTTTATAAAAACTTTGGAAAAGGACTTTGGAAAAGGGGTGCAAACCGGAATTTTTGGTGCAGATATGAAAGTTGCCCTTGTAAATGATGGGCCTGTTACGATTGTAATTGACAGCAAAAATAGAGAGTAA
- the rsgA gene encoding ribosome small subunit-dependent GTPase A, translating into MTGLVYKSTGSWYTVKSENGDFIECRMKGKFRIKGIKSTNPIAVGDIVDYELDETSDTITGMIHTIHDRKNYIVRKAVNLSHQMHIIAANIDCVFLLITVNNPPTTFSFIDRFLVTAEAYGIETILVFNKIDTLDEVTLDDQLYMQHVYQEIGYKCLRVSAVEMKGIDELKEIMIGKVSMFSGHSGVGKSTLVNALEPSLQLKTKNISEQSKQGQHTTTFAEMYDLSFNARIIDTPGIKGFGIVDMEKEEISDYFPEFFKLKDQCKFNNCLHKEEPNCAIKSALERDEIAWSRYNSYLKILEGDDEHYRTDTYDEERKASDKTRE; encoded by the coding sequence ATGACAGGACTCGTATACAAATCGACAGGTAGTTGGTACACCGTAAAATCCGAAAATGGAGATTTTATCGAATGCCGTATGAAAGGGAAATTCCGAATAAAAGGAATTAAAAGTACCAATCCAATTGCTGTGGGCGATATTGTCGATTATGAATTGGATGAAACGTCGGATACCATTACTGGGATGATTCATACTATTCACGACAGAAAAAATTACATTGTTCGTAAGGCGGTGAATTTGTCTCATCAAATGCATATTATTGCGGCCAATATCGATTGTGTTTTTCTTTTGATAACAGTCAATAATCCACCAACGACTTTTAGTTTTATCGATCGTTTTTTAGTCACAGCCGAAGCTTACGGAATAGAAACAATTTTGGTTTTCAATAAAATTGATACGCTAGACGAGGTTACTCTGGACGACCAGTTGTATATGCAGCATGTCTATCAGGAAATAGGGTATAAATGCCTTCGGGTTTCTGCTGTCGAAATGAAAGGGATTGATGAGTTGAAAGAGATAATGATTGGAAAAGTCAGCATGTTTTCTGGGCATTCAGGAGTTGGGAAATCAACTTTGGTAAATGCTTTGGAACCTTCTTTGCAATTAAAAACCAAGAATATTTCAGAGCAAAGCAAACAAGGACAACATACAACAACTTTTGCCGAAATGTACGATTTGAGTTTTAATGCTCGAATTATTGATACACCGGGGATAAAAGGTTTTGGAATTGTTGACATGGAAAAGGAGGAAATCAGTGATTATTTTCCGGAATTCTTCAAATTGAAAGACCAATGTAAATTCAACAATTGCTTACATAAAGAAGAGCCTAATTGTGCCATAAAATCCGCATTGGAAAGAGACGAAATCGCTTGGTCACGTTATAACAGTTACCTCAAAATACTCGAAGGAGATGACGAACATTACCGAACCGACACTTATGATGAAGAGCGAAAAGCAAGTGATAAAACAAGGGAATAA
- a CDS encoding DUF3857 domain-containing protein, which yields MKTPIFTFYFVLIAYFATAQKTDYSSFTITDSLKQNADAVVRLNQFDIVIASQRSMNIKTKRVVTVLNENGLEAIEAYSNYDKSSPVKSILATVYDAFGKEIKKIKRGDFKDVSAVSGSTLFSESRYIYLDYTPIQYPFTVVFDCEIETSNTAFIPQWMPLHDYAVSIEQSVLNVNYPSNLGFKYKEFNFFNSIKKTIDTPTQLSYTATNILAQKYESYSPNISNLFPRVMMGLELFNLEGVDGNAKSWTEFGKWYNEKILKGTTDLPEETKNKIKTLVGTETDPIKKAQIIYKYVQGKTRYVSIQVGIGGWKPMLASDVDRLGYGDCKALSNYTKALLSVVDVPSYNVVLYGNPKKRDIESDFVSMQGNHMILAIPNKNKYVFLECTNQVDPFGYQGTFTDDRNVLVVKPEGAEIVRTNIYEDTTNTQITRGTYSIAENGDFSGKIGIVSEGSQYNQKFNNERLSPTEMEKFYKEYWSTINNLKIKKITFKNDSDKINFTENAEISAANYGNMSANKMMFAVNAFNQLTESVKRIRNRKNPMEIQRGSMDIDEIEIALPVNFSIEFLPQNVEISGKFGEYKTEIIKKDNTNLIYKRKFFLKKGLYTNKEYDEFRLFMEQISRNDNAKIILTKS from the coding sequence ATGAAGACCCCAATTTTCACCTTTTATTTTGTTCTAATAGCCTACTTTGCGACCGCACAAAAAACGGATTATTCTAGTTTTACTATTACCGATAGTCTCAAGCAAAATGCTGATGCTGTAGTTCGTTTGAACCAGTTTGATATTGTAATTGCTTCTCAGCGTAGTATGAATATCAAGACAAAGAGAGTAGTGACTGTCCTGAATGAAAATGGTTTAGAAGCCATTGAAGCCTATAGCAATTATGATAAATCGAGTCCTGTCAAAAGTATATTGGCAACGGTTTATGATGCTTTTGGGAAAGAAATAAAAAAAATAAAAAGAGGCGATTTTAAAGATGTAAGCGCCGTAAGCGGTAGTACACTTTTTTCGGAGAGCCGTTATATTTATCTGGATTATACACCCATCCAATATCCATTTACAGTTGTTTTTGATTGTGAAATAGAAACTTCTAATACGGCTTTTATTCCGCAATGGATGCCTTTGCACGATTATGCAGTAAGTATCGAACAAAGTGTCCTCAATGTAAATTATCCTTCAAACCTTGGATTCAAATACAAAGAATTCAATTTTTTTAATAGCATTAAAAAAACAATTGACACTCCAACTCAATTATCGTATACAGCAACCAATATTCTAGCTCAGAAATATGAGAGTTATAGTCCAAATATTAGTAATCTTTTCCCTAGGGTAATGATGGGATTAGAATTGTTCAATCTAGAAGGTGTTGATGGTAATGCTAAAAGCTGGACAGAATTCGGAAAATGGTATAACGAAAAAATTCTGAAGGGGACAACAGATTTGCCTGAAGAAACCAAAAACAAAATTAAAACTTTGGTAGGAACTGAAACCGATCCAATCAAGAAAGCCCAAATTATTTATAAATACGTTCAGGGAAAAACAAGATATGTTAGTATTCAGGTAGGGATAGGAGGTTGGAAACCGATGCTAGCCAGTGATGTAGACCGTTTGGGTTATGGAGATTGTAAGGCTTTGAGCAATTATACGAAAGCGCTTCTTAGTGTGGTAGATGTGCCGTCTTACAATGTGGTTTTATATGGTAACCCAAAAAAACGAGATATAGAATCTGATTTTGTTTCGATGCAGGGGAATCACATGATTTTGGCAATACCCAATAAGAATAAATATGTTTTTTTGGAGTGTACCAATCAAGTTGATCCATTTGGTTATCAGGGAACGTTTACCGATGACAGAAATGTTTTGGTGGTAAAACCTGAAGGAGCGGAGATTGTAAGAACCAATATTTATGAGGACACAACTAATACCCAAATTACCAGGGGTACATATTCCATTGCGGAAAACGGTGATTTTTCTGGGAAAATAGGAATTGTTTCCGAGGGATCTCAATACAATCAAAAATTCAATAACGAGAGACTTTCGCCAACCGAAATGGAGAAATTCTACAAAGAGTATTGGAGCACAATTAATAATTTGAAAATAAAAAAAATTACTTTCAAAAATGATTCTGATAAAATAAATTTTACAGAAAATGCCGAGATAAGCGCGGCGAATTATGGTAATATGTCTGCAAATAAAATGATGTTTGCCGTAAATGCCTTTAATCAATTAACCGAAAGTGTTAAACGAATTCGGAACCGAAAAAATCCGATGGAAATTCAAAGAGGGTCTATGGATATCGATGAAATAGAAATCGCTTTGCCCGTTAATTTTTCGATAGAATTCCTTCCGCAGAATGTTGAAATCAGTGGGAAATTCGGGGAGTATAAGACAGAGATTATAAAAAAGGACAATACTAATCTTATATACAAGCGAAAGTTCTTTTTGAAAAAAGGTTTGTACACTAATAAAGAATACGATGAGTTCCGCCTTTTTATGGAACAAATTTCAAGAAATGATAACGCCAAAATAATATTAACCAAAAGCTAA
- a CDS encoding DUF3857 domain-containing protein gives MKTKHFVLLLLVLFYFDGRAQEFKLGKVSIAELEQKVHPKDTAAVAAILFKKGEDRFEYLSGEGFRVITEVSMRIKIYKKEGYDWSNYAVRFIPGSGSMKESVSFDNAVTYNLVGGKIEKTKLKSEGEFEEKLNRYWNRKKITMPNVKEGSIVEFSYRIVSNRIGTLREFYFQGSIPVNYAEYRTYIPEYFIYNTKMKGFISPKVVVEKNPKSIIINSKERSNGLVSKTEFSNDKIEYQETKTTYTAVNLPAMKEEAFVNNIDNYTSSVIQELSMTKYPNEAIKPYSTDWNAVVRTIYDDGDFGAELNKTGYFEDDLKAVVNGLASQDEIILAIFNHVKSIVKWNGYNGYSCIDGVKKAYKDKTGNVAEINLMLTAMLRTVGLKANPVLISTRANGISFFPNHSAFNYVIAAVETSEGLILLDATSKFSNPNVLPFRDLNWIGRLIRKDGTSEEVDLMPKKSSNNNVTMMYSIDATGKISGKLRHQRTDHRAMNFRSEIENIKEEDYLEKLENENKKIEIADYKRANEKDIKMPIVESCSFTGTNLCEIIGEKIYVNPLLFFTDEQNPFKQEVREYPIDYGFPFKDNYTINIDIPDGYRIEALPKSAIFNIENNIGDFKFIAQASEKDIQISVSHQINVSIVSSEYYSTLKDFYNALIAKETEKIILKKI, from the coding sequence ATGAAAACTAAACACTTTGTTCTTTTATTATTAGTACTATTTTATTTCGATGGAAGAGCCCAGGAATTTAAGCTGGGAAAAGTCTCCATTGCTGAATTGGAGCAAAAAGTTCATCCAAAAGATACAGCCGCCGTCGCAGCAATATTGTTCAAAAAGGGGGAAGACAGATTTGAATATTTATCTGGCGAAGGTTTTAGGGTGATAACTGAAGTATCCATGCGTATTAAAATTTATAAAAAAGAAGGTTATGATTGGTCAAATTATGCCGTAAGATTTATACCTGGTTCCGGTTCTATGAAAGAAAGCGTCTCGTTTGATAATGCGGTAACTTATAATTTGGTAGGAGGAAAAATTGAAAAAACTAAGTTAAAAAGTGAAGGCGAATTTGAAGAAAAGCTTAATCGCTATTGGAACAGAAAGAAGATCACTATGCCAAATGTGAAAGAAGGATCAATAGTAGAGTTCAGTTATAGAATTGTGTCAAATAGGATTGGAACGCTTAGGGAATTTTATTTTCAAGGTAGTATCCCAGTGAACTATGCAGAATATAGGACTTATATCCCAGAGTATTTTATTTACAATACTAAAATGAAAGGATTCATTTCGCCGAAAGTTGTTGTCGAAAAAAATCCAAAATCAATCATTATTAATAGTAAAGAAAGATCTAATGGCCTTGTTTCAAAAACTGAATTTTCAAATGACAAAATCGAATATCAGGAAACAAAGACTACTTATACTGCGGTTAATCTGCCAGCCATGAAAGAGGAAGCATTTGTTAACAACATCGATAATTACACATCAAGTGTAATACAGGAATTATCTATGACAAAATATCCAAATGAAGCCATAAAACCTTATTCCACAGACTGGAATGCGGTAGTGAGAACTATTTATGATGACGGTGATTTTGGTGCTGAGCTCAACAAAACTGGTTATTTCGAGGATGATTTGAAAGCGGTAGTTAACGGATTGGCAAGTCAGGACGAGATTATTTTGGCTATTTTCAATCATGTGAAATCCATTGTAAAATGGAATGGCTATAATGGTTATTCCTGTATTGATGGTGTAAAAAAGGCCTATAAAGATAAAACGGGTAACGTAGCAGAGATTAACCTCATGCTTACGGCGATGCTAAGAACAGTGGGTTTAAAAGCAAATCCTGTCTTGATTAGTACTCGTGCCAATGGTATTTCATTTTTCCCCAATCATAGTGCCTTCAATTATGTAATAGCAGCAGTAGAAACATCTGAAGGTTTGATATTACTGGATGCAACAAGTAAATTTTCAAATCCAAATGTTTTGCCGTTTAGAGACCTAAATTGGATTGGAAGGTTAATCAGAAAAGACGGTACATCGGAAGAAGTTGACTTAATGCCAAAGAAATCTTCTAATAATAATGTGACAATGATGTATTCAATTGATGCTACCGGTAAAATTTCAGGTAAATTGAGACATCAGAGAACGGATCATAGGGCGATGAATTTTAGATCTGAGATTGAAAATATAAAGGAAGAAGATTATTTGGAAAAGTTGGAAAATGAAAACAAAAAAATTGAAATAGCAGACTATAAGAGAGCGAACGAAAAGGATATTAAAATGCCTATCGTGGAAAGCTGTTCTTTTACGGGTACTAATTTATGTGAAATTATAGGCGAAAAAATTTATGTTAATCCATTATTGTTTTTTACTGATGAGCAAAATCCATTCAAACAAGAGGTAAGAGAATACCCAATAGATTATGGTTTTCCGTTTAAAGATAATTATACAATAAATATTGATATTCCTGATGGGTACCGAATTGAGGCACTGCCAAAATCAGCTATATTTAATATAGAAAATAATATAGGAGATTTTAAATTTATAGCTCAAGCTTCTGAAAAAGATATACAGATTTCAGTTTCCCATCAGATTAATGTTTCAATTGTTTCTTCAGAGTATTATTCAACGCTAAAGGATTTTTATAATGCCTTGATAGCAAAAGAAACTGAGAAAATTATTTTAAAGAAAATATAA
- a CDS encoding DUF3857 domain-containing protein produces the protein MSLYRVIITILLVCVFIKSEAQNYQLGKVTKAELEQKVHPKDSSAAAAILFKKGRTYFSYNKDAGFTANHVCEVKIKIYKKEGLNWANQKVKFYIGYEKLNSDQLDFSDAVTYNLENGSIVKTKLENQGTFKNKINNYWKEKTITLPNVKVGSIIEYRYVLKSENIVKFPDFDIQYDIPVDYFYYKTELPEYYVYKPILVGYIHVDAEAKMVNGSQTYDNQYGQTAGFTYKQIDSFYSGKDIPALKQEPFVDNMENYRGCIKHELERVRYPEQPVKDYAMTWEGVASTIFKDEKFAKEFKDTKFLVDDINRLLANVESPNERLKIIFGYVQNRMNWNEICDYYPEKGVVKAYIDQTGNVAEINFILIDMLRLAGIETNPVLVSTIENGLPVYPTRTGFNYVIAAAEIDGKQILLDASHKFTSPNILPLNVLNWKGRLIKNDGTSQEINLDPPNQSKEIFNLLAKIDGAGKIDGQLRIQRSDYDAYHFRVENNTKTQDKYLEKIEEQLGNLSISNYKIENQKANIKDPIVETFDFTSNGQLEIIGGKIFVNPLLFFTRRKNPFNQEERKMPLYFGYKNAERFNLNIQIPEGYEIESMPKPVKISSEDKQIVYTLNCSVDGDKVQIISTKEINNSIFAAEGYEMLKDFFQKIIVNQNQKIVLKKK, from the coding sequence ATGTCATTGTATAGAGTAATTATCACAATACTATTAGTTTGTGTATTTATAAAAAGCGAAGCACAAAATTATCAATTGGGAAAAGTTACCAAAGCAGAATTGGAACAAAAAGTGCATCCAAAAGATTCATCTGCGGCAGCTGCAATTTTATTTAAAAAGGGAAGAACATATTTTAGTTATAATAAGGACGCTGGTTTTACTGCAAATCATGTATGCGAAGTAAAAATCAAAATTTATAAAAAAGAAGGATTAAATTGGGCGAATCAAAAAGTTAAGTTTTATATTGGATATGAAAAATTAAATAGTGATCAGTTGGATTTTTCAGATGCGGTGACTTATAATTTGGAAAACGGATCGATAGTAAAGACCAAGCTAGAAAATCAGGGAACGTTTAAAAATAAAATTAATAATTATTGGAAAGAAAAAACAATCACGCTGCCCAATGTAAAAGTTGGTTCAATCATTGAGTATAGATATGTTTTAAAGTCCGAAAACATTGTGAAATTTCCTGATTTTGATATTCAATACGATATTCCTGTTGATTATTTTTATTATAAAACAGAATTGCCAGAATATTATGTCTATAAGCCCATCTTGGTTGGGTATATTCATGTAGATGCAGAGGCCAAAATGGTAAATGGATCTCAAACTTACGATAACCAATACGGTCAAACAGCTGGTTTTACATACAAACAAATTGACTCATTCTATTCTGGGAAAGATATTCCAGCTCTAAAGCAAGAGCCATTTGTTGATAATATGGAAAATTATCGGGGCTGTATTAAACATGAGTTGGAACGTGTTCGTTATCCGGAACAGCCAGTTAAAGATTATGCGATGACTTGGGAAGGTGTTGCCTCAACTATTTTCAAGGATGAAAAGTTTGCAAAAGAATTCAAAGACACAAAATTTTTAGTTGATGATATTAATCGATTATTGGCTAATGTTGAGTCTCCAAACGAAAGATTAAAGATTATTTTTGGGTACGTTCAAAACAGAATGAATTGGAACGAGATATGTGATTATTACCCTGAGAAAGGTGTTGTCAAAGCATATATTGATCAAACGGGGAATGTTGCCGAAATTAATTTTATTTTGATTGACATGCTCAGATTGGCCGGTATAGAAACCAATCCGGTTTTGGTCAGTACAATCGAAAACGGGCTTCCGGTTTACCCAACTAGAACAGGGTTTAATTATGTAATTGCTGCAGCAGAGATTGACGGAAAACAAATTCTGTTAGACGCGTCTCATAAATTTACATCTCCTAATATCCTGCCTTTGAATGTTTTGAATTGGAAAGGCAGACTTATAAAGAACGACGGGACTTCTCAGGAAATTAATTTAGACCCTCCTAATCAATCCAAAGAAATTTTTAATTTATTAGCAAAAATAGATGGAGCCGGAAAAATTGATGGACAGTTAAGAATTCAGCGTAGCGATTATGATGCCTATCATTTTAGAGTCGAAAATAATACTAAAACCCAAGATAAGTACCTTGAAAAGATTGAAGAACAATTGGGTAATCTTTCCATTTCAAATTACAAAATCGAAAATCAAAAGGCTAATATAAAAGATCCAATTGTAGAGACTTTTGACTTTACTTCAAATGGGCAATTGGAAATTATTGGAGGTAAAATTTTTGTAAATCCACTTTTGTTTTTTACCAGAAGAAAAAATCCTTTTAATCAGGAAGAAAGAAAAATGCCTCTATATTTCGGTTATAAAAATGCGGAGCGATTTAATTTGAATATACAAATTCCTGAAGGTTATGAAATTGAATCAATGCCGAAACCAGTCAAAATTAGTTCAGAAGACAAACAGATTGTCTATACATTAAATTGTTCGGTTGATGGAGATAAAGTTCAAATTATAAGTACAAAAGAAATAAACAATAGTATTTTTGCAGCTGAGGGTTACGAAATGCTGAAAGACTTTTTTCAGAAGATAATAGTAAACCAAAACCAAAAAATTGTTCTTAAAAAAAAATAA